The Diospyros lotus cultivar Yz01 chromosome 15, ASM1463336v1, whole genome shotgun sequence genome has a window encoding:
- the LOC127791982 gene encoding probable WRKY transcription factor 20 isoform X1 produces the protein MVILGEAVQDDVASDKAQQRESPNSGSHESESQCNQEGNTHAVLPEKESGELQNAQDTKIEFSASQCTEEGITPCIETEKVLDNVQERQSSSSTSRDQASQSSQEGTHPSVEQREIPDSTSRDHASKTNQDGNSPSIISDQLRDDLQQRPISDTGSCALQSNHEGKSPSQMPKKVPDNLQLTQSLKTGPHKLQRDQEGRTPSRIPDKASHDGYNWRKYGQKLVKGNEFIRSYYRCTHPNCPAKRRVERSQGGVIVDNIYLGKHEHPKPQASPQIAVGLLPPIPTRAEEPLAIEEDKLSSPHGSTSHQTEPMETPEPPIITPTDDTVECATSQSNRLRDEVHDSGNSESKKQYAKTKREICIIDKTPEEKPTVDPRVVVQTVGDGEVDIVNDGYRWRKYGQKLVKGNPNPRSYYRCSNAGCPAKKHVERASYNPKSVITTYGGQHDHDMPPARTVTPNTTGASTNITAHKAESESRPEEKSAVVLDMAVHAN, from the exons ATGGTTATTTTGGGGGAAGCTGTCCAAGATGACGTTGCTTCTGATAAAGCACAGCAAAGAGAGAGCCCCAACTCTGGAAGCCACGAGTCAGAGTCACAATGCAATCAAGAAGGAAATACTCATGCTGTATTGCCTGAGAAAGAATCAGGTGAATTGCAGAACGCTCAGGACACTAAAATTGAGTTTTCTGCATCACAATGCACTGAAGAGGGAATAACTCCCTGTATAGAAACTGAGAAAGTATTGGACAATGTTCAAGAAAGACAGAGCTCTTCTAGTACTTCTAGGGATCAGGCATCCCAATCCAGTCAAGAAGGGACCCATCCATCTGTAGAACAGAGAGAGATTCCTGATAGTACAAGTAGGGATCACGCATCCAAAACCAATCAAGATGGAAACTCTCCCTCTATAATATCTGATCAGTTACGGGATGATTTACAGCAGAGACCGATATCGGATACTGGATCGTGTGCACTACAGTCTAATCACGAAGGTAAAAGCCCTTCTCAAATGCCCAAGAAAGTGCCAGACAATTTACAGCTTACACAAAGCCTTAAAACTGGGCCTCACAAGTTACAACGGGATCAAGAAGGAAGGACTCCCTCCAGAATACCTGATAAAGCATCACACGATGGATATAACTGGAGGAAATATGGGCAGAAGCTTGTTAAAGGAAATGAATTTATCCGGAGCTATTACAGATGTACACATCCTAATTGCCCAGCAAAAAGGCGGGTGGAACGCTCCCAAGGTGGGGTGATTGTGGATAATATTTACTTGGGTAAGCATGAACATCCTAAACCTCAAGCTAGTCCCCAAATAGCTGTTGGGCTTCTACCACCCATCCCAACAAGAGCAGAAGAACCTTTGGCTATTGAAGAGG ATAAATTATCAAGTCCACATGGTTCGACATCTCATCAAACTGAACCTATGGAAACCCCTGAACCTCCTATCATCACTCCAACTGATGATACAGTGGAATGTGCGACTTCACAATCTAATAGATTAAGAGATGAGGTTCATGATAGTGGCAATTCAGAATCAAAGAAACAGTATGCCAAAAC GAAGAGAGAGATTTGTATCATTGACAAGACTCCAGAAGAGAAGCCAACTGTTGATCCAAGGGTGGTTGTTCAAACTGTTGGGGATGGTGAGGTTGATATAGTGAATGATGGCTACCGCTGGCGCAAATATGGACAGAAACTAGTTAAGGGCAATCCGAACCCAAG GAGTTACTACAGGTGCTCAAATGCTGGTTGCCCAGCAAAAAAACATGTGGAGAGGGCATCCTATAATCCAAAATCAGTTATTACCACGTATGGAGGACAGCACGACCATGACATGCCCCCTGCTAGAACTGTTACCCCTAACACCACAGGAGCCAGTACTAATATAACAGCCCACAAAGCTGAGTCAGAATCTAGACCTGAGGAAAAGAGTGCAGTTGTACTCGACATGGCAGTTCACGCAAACTGA
- the LOC127791981 gene encoding scarecrow-like transcription factor PAT1, with protein sequence MQASQNRIRSIMSDTLYYKLVQEVDPYFQDLGPQFSHGNSSQGSNFSLQTSREKYRTLESSSATGCYTVHNSPSTFSFSAGESPMSQQECQSYPPELGHYSPDNNYGSPKSGSCITEDVNELKHKLRELETVMLGPDSDLFDSYDSTLQGGVASMEMESWRQTMEEIPRRDLRQALVACAKAVSENDLYTTQGLIADLRQMVSVSGEPIQRLGAYMLEGLVARLASSGSLIYKTLTCKVPASAELLSYMHILYEVCPYFKFGYMSANGAIAEAMKDQKRVHIIDFQIAQGAQWVTLIQAFAARPGGPPHIRITGIDDSTSAYARGGGLDIVGKRLSRLAESFKVPFEFHGAAMSGGDIRPENLGIRPEEALAVNFAFMLHRMPDESVSTRNDRDRLLRLVKGLSPNVVTLVEQESNTNTAPFFPRFLEALDYYTAMFESIDVTLPREYKERINVEQHCLARDVVNVIACEGTERVERNEPLGKWKSRFKMAGFTPYPLSSLINATIKTLLKNYSDGYRLEERDGALYLGWMNRDLIASCAWK encoded by the coding sequence ATGCAAGCTTCACAAAATCGTATAAGATCGATCATGTCTGATACATTATATTATAAGCTGGTGCAAGAGGTTGATCCCTATTTTCAAGACTTGGGCCCCCAGTTCAGCCATGGTAACAGCAGCCAGGGGAGTAACTTCTCCTTGCAGACTTCCCGGGAAAAGTATCGGACCCTGGAGTCATCTTCAGCAACTGGCTGTTACACTGTCCACAATTCACCCTCGACTTTCAGTTTCTCAGCCGGTGAAAGCCCCATGTCGCAGCAAGAGTGTCAGTCATACCCTCCAGAACTAGGGCACTACTCTCCCGACAACAACTACGGCTCCCCAAAAAGCGGTTCCTGCATAACTGAAGATGTCAATGAACTTAAGCATAAGCTGCGGGAACTGGAAACTGTAATGCTGGGACCTGATTCTGATTTATTTGACAGTTATGATAGTACCTTGCAGGGAGGTGTAGCCTCAATGGAGATGGAGAGCTGGAGACAAACGATGGAAGAAATCCCGAGACGGGACTTGAGACAGGCTCTGGTTGCGTGCGCAAAAGCAGTATCAGAAAATGACCTGTATACCACACAAGGGCTGATAGCTGATCTGCGCCAGATGGTGTCGGTGTCCGGTGAACCGATTCAACGTTTGGGAGCATACATGCTGGAAGGACTGGTTGCAAGATTGGCATCCTCGGGGAGTTTGATTTACAAAACCTTGACGTGCAAAGTACCAGCCAGTGCCGAGCTTCTATCCTACATGCACATTCTTTATGAGGTTTGCCCCTACTTTAAGTTTGGGTACATGTCTGCAAATGGTGCTATTGCAGAAGCAATGAAGGATCAAAAGAGGGTTCACATAATCGACTTCCAAATCGCTCAGGGGGCTCAGTGGGTGACTCTGATCCAGGCTTTTGCCGCCAGGCCTGGTGGGCCGCCTCACATCCGCATTACAGGTATAGACGACTCCACATCAGCTTATGCTCGTGGAGGGGGCCTTGACATTGTGGGGAAGAGGCTATCAAGGCTTGCCGAATCATTTAAGGTGCCGTTCGAGTTCCATGGTGCAGCCATGTCTGGAGGAGATATTAGGCCGGAGAATCTTGGGATTCGACCAGAGGAGGCTCTTGCTGTGAATTTCGCGTTCATGCTGCACCGCATGCCCGATGAGAGCGTGAGTACTCGAAATGATAGGGACCGGCTGTTGAGGCTCGTGAAAGGCCTCTCCCCCAATGTGGTGACCCTTGTTGAGCAAGAATCCAACACCAACACTGCTCCATTCTTCCCGCGATTTCTGGAAGCACTCGACTACTATACAGCCATGTTCGAGTCAATCGACGTGACGCTCCCAAGGGAATACAAGGAGCGAATCAACGTTGAGCAGCACTGCCTGGCAAGAGATGTTGTGAACGTCATAGCCTGCGAGGGGACCGAGAGAGTAGAGCGGAATGAACCGCTTGGCAAGTGGAAGTCGAGGTTCAAAATGGCAGGGTTTACTCCTTACCCTCTGAGCTCTTTGATTAATGCCACCATTAAAACACTGCTCAAGAACTATAGTGATGGATACAGGCTTGAAGAGAGGGATGGAGCCCTCTATCTTGGCTGGATGAACAGAGATTTGATCGCTTCTTGTGCATGGAagtaa
- the LOC127791982 gene encoding WRKY transcription factor 1 isoform X2: protein MVILGEAVQDDVASDKAQQRESPNSGSHESESQCNQEGNTHAVLPEKESGELQNAQDTKIEFSASQCTEEGITPCIETEKVLDNVQERQSSSSTSRDQASQSSQEGTHPSVEQREIPDSTSRDHASKTNQDGNSPSIISDQLRDDLQQRPISDTGSCALQSNHEGKSPSQMPKKVPDNLQLTQSLKTGPHKLQRDQEGRTPSRIPDKASHDGYNWRKYGQKLVKGNEFIRSYYRCTHPNCPAKRRVERSQGGVIVDNIYLGKHEHPKPQASPQIAVGLLPPIPTRAEEPLAIEEDKLSSPHGSTSHQTEPMETPEPPIITPTDDTVECATSQSNRLRDEVHDSGNSESKKQKREICIIDKTPEEKPTVDPRVVVQTVGDGEVDIVNDGYRWRKYGQKLVKGNPNPRSYYRCSNAGCPAKKHVERASYNPKSVITTYGGQHDHDMPPARTVTPNTTGASTNITAHKAESESRPEEKSAVVLDMAVHAN from the exons ATGGTTATTTTGGGGGAAGCTGTCCAAGATGACGTTGCTTCTGATAAAGCACAGCAAAGAGAGAGCCCCAACTCTGGAAGCCACGAGTCAGAGTCACAATGCAATCAAGAAGGAAATACTCATGCTGTATTGCCTGAGAAAGAATCAGGTGAATTGCAGAACGCTCAGGACACTAAAATTGAGTTTTCTGCATCACAATGCACTGAAGAGGGAATAACTCCCTGTATAGAAACTGAGAAAGTATTGGACAATGTTCAAGAAAGACAGAGCTCTTCTAGTACTTCTAGGGATCAGGCATCCCAATCCAGTCAAGAAGGGACCCATCCATCTGTAGAACAGAGAGAGATTCCTGATAGTACAAGTAGGGATCACGCATCCAAAACCAATCAAGATGGAAACTCTCCCTCTATAATATCTGATCAGTTACGGGATGATTTACAGCAGAGACCGATATCGGATACTGGATCGTGTGCACTACAGTCTAATCACGAAGGTAAAAGCCCTTCTCAAATGCCCAAGAAAGTGCCAGACAATTTACAGCTTACACAAAGCCTTAAAACTGGGCCTCACAAGTTACAACGGGATCAAGAAGGAAGGACTCCCTCCAGAATACCTGATAAAGCATCACACGATGGATATAACTGGAGGAAATATGGGCAGAAGCTTGTTAAAGGAAATGAATTTATCCGGAGCTATTACAGATGTACACATCCTAATTGCCCAGCAAAAAGGCGGGTGGAACGCTCCCAAGGTGGGGTGATTGTGGATAATATTTACTTGGGTAAGCATGAACATCCTAAACCTCAAGCTAGTCCCCAAATAGCTGTTGGGCTTCTACCACCCATCCCAACAAGAGCAGAAGAACCTTTGGCTATTGAAGAGG ATAAATTATCAAGTCCACATGGTTCGACATCTCATCAAACTGAACCTATGGAAACCCCTGAACCTCCTATCATCACTCCAACTGATGATACAGTGGAATGTGCGACTTCACAATCTAATAGATTAAGAGATGAGGTTCATGATAGTGGCAATTCAGAATCAAAGAAACA GAAGAGAGAGATTTGTATCATTGACAAGACTCCAGAAGAGAAGCCAACTGTTGATCCAAGGGTGGTTGTTCAAACTGTTGGGGATGGTGAGGTTGATATAGTGAATGATGGCTACCGCTGGCGCAAATATGGACAGAAACTAGTTAAGGGCAATCCGAACCCAAG GAGTTACTACAGGTGCTCAAATGCTGGTTGCCCAGCAAAAAAACATGTGGAGAGGGCATCCTATAATCCAAAATCAGTTATTACCACGTATGGAGGACAGCACGACCATGACATGCCCCCTGCTAGAACTGTTACCCCTAACACCACAGGAGCCAGTACTAATATAACAGCCCACAAAGCTGAGTCAGAATCTAGACCTGAGGAAAAGAGTGCAGTTGTACTCGACATGGCAGTTCACGCAAACTGA
- the LOC127792590 gene encoding BTB/POZ domain-containing protein At5g48130 — MDTASLKNSPVLSSPFSSPNVSALLKIKIISWSQETGLPVSVRIQVVDRTFNLHKYPLFSKSGYLKRKLSESNEAELPQNFPGGAETFEMIALFIYGSSTLVDPFNVAALRCAAEFLEMTEEQSSGNLCERFDIYLNQVVLQSWDDTLIVLQKCQTLLPWAEELLIVTRCIESLAFMACMEILDPERRRDKPVVTLEALASQAWRSEALKEILNQNLWIKDLIALPFVFFKRIIGSLRRQGMKEKYVSPIIVFYTNKWVLSKKTRQFWEQSGERNDTKNKVSVILDGILDLLPMGNKASKVIPVGFYFSLLSRSLEHGLGSKSTAKLKDQIASVLHLAQVEDFLSISSSIELDIMQSIFSTYVSSNMESDRSPSPSNSIVAELWDLYLSNMAPDPKIGPKTFMDLIEIVPASTRQNHDHLYRALNAFLQAHPGISQDEKGSVCKYLNCQRLSQEVCIEAVQNELMPLRLIVQALFVQQLNTHQAFKECSDSFRYAHCGDFSGSLSSSRYANSKSQNLGESPYTDGVEVSRPLSFLLQKDTGIQRPEFSRKEYESTSFRIQNLEQELMSLKRSLQLQNISVKAEKVSKKPEPVSGNPQSLRPYGLEGRTLSWKRNPLGQVSACIGSVNFASHRKYARRLLKVFQRISFFGQGKSKRKPGSSGIRP; from the exons ATGGACACTGCCAGCCTCAAAAACAGCCCAGTGCTCTCTAGTCCCTTCTCCTCACCAAATGTTAGTGCCCTGCTGAAGATTAAGATAATTTCATG GAGTCAAGAGACTGGTTTGCCAGTTTCGGTTCGCATTCAAGTTGTTGATAGAACCTTTAATCTGCACAAG TACCCACTGTTTTCCAAGAGTGGATACTTGAAGCGAAAATTGAGCGAGTCCAATGAGGCTGAGTTACCTCAAAATTTCCCAGGAGGAGCAGAGACCTTTGAGATGATTGCACTTTTCATTTATGGTTCCTCCACATTAGTTGACCCCTTCAATGTAGCAGCCCTGCGATGTGCGGCGGAGTTCCTTGAAATGACAGAAGAGCAGAGCTCTGGCAACCTTTGTGAGAGGTTTGATATTTACTTGAACCAAGTGGTGTTGCAGAGTTGGGATGACACCTTGATTGTTCTCCAAAAGTGCCAAACATTGCTTCCCTGGGCAGAAGAGCTACTAATTGTGACCCGATGCATTGAATCTCTTGCTTTCATGGCTTGTATGGAAATTCTTGACCCGGAGAGGAGAAGGGACAAGCCAGTAGTTACACTGGAGGCTTTGGCCAGTCAAGCATGGCGCAGTGAAGCACTGAAGGAAATACTGAACCAGAATCTGTGGATCAAGGATCTCATTGCCCTGCCATTTGTCTTCTTCAAGAGGATAATTGGTTCCTTGAGAAGACaaggaatgaaagaaaaatatgtgaGCCCCATTATTGTTTTCTACACGAACAAATGGGTACTCTCGAAGAAGACACGCCAGTTCTGGGAGCAATCCGGTGAGAGAAATGACACCAAGAACAAAGTTTCAGTTATCTTAGATGGCATTCTTGATTTGCTACCAATGGGAAATAAAGCCAGTAAAGTGATTCCTGTTGGCTTTTATTTCTCATTGCTCTCTAGGTCTCTTGAACATGGTCTAGGAAGTAAGAGTACTGCAAAGTTGAAAGATCAGATTGCATCTGTTTTGCACTTGGCACAGGTGGAAGATTTTCTCTCCATTTCCTCCAGCATAGAATTGGACATAATGCAAAGTATCTTCTCAACATATGTGTCATCCAACATGGAGTCAGATCGCAGTCCTTCCCCGAGCAATTCTATTGTTGCAGAGTTGTGGGATTTATATCTCTCAAATATGGCTCCTGACCCAAAAATTGGACCTAAAACATTCATGGATCTTATTGAAATTGTTCCAGCATCAACCAGACAGAACCATGATCATTTGTATAGAGCATTGAATGCCTTCCTACAG GCTCACCCAGGCATATCGCAAGATGAGAAAGGGTCAGTGTGCAAATACCTCAATTGCCAGAGGTTGTCACAAGAAGTTTGCATTGAAGCAGTCCAGAATGAGTTGATGCCACTACGTCTGATTGTCCAGGCACTTTTTGTTCAGCAACTAAACACACACCAAGCCTTCAAAGAGTGTTCAGATTCATTTAGGTATGCACATTGTGGAGATTTCTCTGGCAGCCTCTCGAGCTCAAGATATGCAAACTCCAAAAGCCAGAACCTCGGTGAGAGTCCATACACAGATGGTGTAGAAGTCAGTAGACCACTGAGCTTCTTGCTACAGAAAGATACAGGAATCCAGAGGCCTGAGTTCTCAAGGAAGGAATATGAATCCACAAGCTTCAGAATCCAGAATCTTGAACAAGAGCTTATGTCCTTGAAGAGAAGCCTTCAACTGCAGAACATATCTGTAAAAGcagaaaaagtttcaaaaaaacCAGAACCAGTTTCAGGTAATCCACAGAGCTTGAGGCCATATGGTTTGGAGGGAAGAACACTGAGTTGGAAGAGAAACCCACTTGGCCAAGTGAGTGCTTGCATTGGTTCAGTGAACTTTGCTTCTCACAGGAAGTATGCAAGAAGGCTTCTGAAGGTGTTTCAAAGGATAAGTTTCTTTGGACAAGGAAAATCAAAGAGGAAGCCAGGTTCCTCTGGCATTCGGCCCTAG